The Aphis gossypii isolate Hap1 chromosome 3, ASM2018417v2, whole genome shotgun sequence genome includes a region encoding these proteins:
- the LOC114122540 gene encoding uncharacterized protein LOC114122540 yields MIEFDRKLTLFSTRLLRKQRSFSKRQWDIFLLSLFLYFLIYTTLREILTPRINGDIFSLSFNLFIPPFLLDYVITSFLCYFLHNLHARFWTLNDLWECLPAELAVANDQWTHIEIVLFMEETRLLHSELCELLKKFTIGFGPLLLAFFTFSFSCLLFSIFIMVTRFHLLASKSSAVETYQQIFNVTAHLQMILFMISIIVYVSFIEEQRTKIISYLRSYRISNLHMDVKKQIKMFMNQMSVSELDKITAFGFFDINLNLVMSVSTF; encoded by the exons ATGATTGAATTTGATCGGAAACTAACTCTATTTTCAACCAGATTGTTGAGAAAACAACGTTCATTCAGCAAAAGGCAATgggatatatttttactttcattATTTCTCTACTTTTTGATATATACAACCTTAAGAGAAATTTTAACGCCCAGGATAAATGGagacattttttctttatcatttaatctatttattccACCCTTTTTATTGGATTACGTAATTACGAgctttttgtgttattttctACACAACTTGCATGCCAGATTCTGGACGTTAAACGATTTGTGGGAATGTCTTCCTGCTGAACTGGCAGTCGCTAACGACCAATGGACACACATTGAAATAGTGTTATTTATGGAAGAGACGAGGTTATTACACTCCGAACTCTgtgaattgttaaaaaaatttactataggATTTGGCCCATTGCTTTTGGCTTTCTTCACATTCAGTTTTAGTTGTTTacttttcagtatttttattatggtcACCCGCTTTCATTTATTAGCCAGTAAAAGTTCAGCTGTTGAAACGTaccaacaaatttttaatgtcacAGCTCATCtccaaatgattttatttatgatatccaTTATCGTTTATGTTTCATTCATAGAAGAGCAG cgaACAaagataatttcatatttacgaTCATAcagaatttcaaatttacataTGGACGTCAAAAAACAA atcaaaatgtttatgaatcAAATGTCAGTTTCTGAGTTGGACAAAATTACGGCATTtggattttttgatataaatttaaatctcgTTATGTCGGTAAGTACTTTTTGA
- the LOC114130637 gene encoding uncharacterized protein LOC114130637, with amino-acid sequence MDVKKQIKLFMSQISVSGLDQITAFGVFDVNLNLITSILVLFITGITTLVQIVHEPITMKLFNDTSSYLESLTKNKT; translated from the exons ATGGACGTCAAAAAACAA atCAAATTGTTTATGAGTCAAATTTCAGTTTCTGGATTGGACCAAATTACGGCTTTTGGAGTTTtcgatgtaaatttaaatctcaTTACGTCA aTTCTTGTACTATTTATAACTGGAATAACGACTTTAGTACAGATAGTACATGAACCAATTACAATGAAATTGTTCAATGATACTTCTTCATACCTAGAAAGTTTAACGAAAAATAAGACTTGA
- the LOC126550638 gene encoding uncharacterized protein LOC126550638 — METTGLLVHHFSMFHICFEITRLIVLSMLSYRYFYQFGSKIHIIQVITILKFWTNIIAARLSNYWIIKFINGMIEFDRKLTPFSTRLLSKQRSFTKRQWDIFLISFFLYFIIFSFLGFFLIPLKAIDISVLTFILFIPPFLLDYVITSFLCYLLHNLHVRFGTLNDLWECLPAELAVYHTLWKHIDIVIFMEKTRLLHSELCELLNKFTIGFGPLLLAFFSFSFSCLLIGSFIMVTRFHILVSDENSSAEVWEQIFNVTAHIQIVIFMMSIIVYVSFIEEQRTKIISYLRSYKISNLHMDVKKQVKMFMNQMSVCGLDQITAFGFFDVNLNLVTSILVLIITGITTLVQMKHNSIMMELYNDTYTYLDSTKKN; from the exons ATGGAAACCACAGGTTTATTAGTTCATCATTTCTCTATGTTTCAcatatgttttgaaataacaCGGCTTATTGTACTGTCGATGTTaagttataggtacttttatcaatttggctcaaaaattcatataatccAGGTTATTACTATACTAAAATTTTGGACTAATATTATTGCTGCTAGACTATCAAACTATTGGATAATCAA atttattAATGGTATGATTGAGTTTGATCGAAAACTAACACCATTTTCAACCAGATTGTTGAGCAAACAGCGTTCATTCACCAAAAGGCAAtgggatatatttttaatttcattttttctatattttattatattttcattcttaggtttttttttgattccCTTAAAGGCTATAGACATTTctgttttaacatttattctatttattccACCATTTTTATTGGATTACGTTATTACGagttttttgtgttatttgcTTCACAACCTACATGTCAGATTCGGGACGTTAAACGATTTATGGGAATGTCTTCCTGCTGAACTGGCAGTCTATCATACCCTATGGAAACACATTGATATAGTgatttttatggaaaaaacGCGGTTGTTACACTCCGAACTCTGTGAattgttaaacaaatttactaTAGGATTTGGTCCATTGCTTTTGGCTTTCTTCTCATTCAGTTTTAGTTGTTTACTCATCGGTAGTTTTATTATGGTCACCCGCTTTCATATTTTAGTCAGTGATGAAAATTCTTCTGCAGAAGTGTgggaacaaatttttaatgtcacAGCTCATATTCAAATTGTGATATTTATGATGTCCATTATCGTGTACGTTTCGTTCATAGAAGAACaa cGAACGaagataatatcatatctaCGATCATACAAAATTTCCAACTTACATATGGACGTCAAAAAACAA gtcaaaatgtttatgaatcAAATGTCAGTTTGTGGATTGGACCAAATTACGGCTTTTGGATTTTtcgatgtaaatttaaatcttgTTACGTCA aTTCTTGTACTAATTATTACTGGAATAACGACTTTAGTACAGATGaaacataattcaattatGATGGAATTGTACAATGACACTTATACATACCTGGACAGTACAAAGAAAAATTAG